The DNA window TGTTCGCAAAGAAAACCAAATCGCCTGGCTGTGGGCTGCTGACTTTGTAAGTCTCAGCATATTGTGAAAGCGTTGTGCGTGACACGCTTTTGCCTGCTTGTTTAAATGCGTATTGGATAAATGCGCTGCAGTCGAATCCAGCAGTAGTTGTGCCGCCAAATTTGTAAGGAATGCCTTGAAGTTCTAGCGCTTCTGACACCACTGATGAAGATGAAGATGTTTTCACTGAAGCTTTTTTCACGGTAGTTGAAGTAAGCAACGTGCTTAGTACCCAACCAGATTTGCCGTTAACTTTTACTTTGTACCAAGTCGATTTGCCGACTTTCTTTTGGTGAGTAGCCGTTGCGATTGAGCCTTTTTTAGCCATCGTCACAACTTTGTATTTGGTTCCTGCATCAGCACGAACGT is part of the Planococcus kocurii genome and encodes:
- a CDS encoding C40 family peptidase yields the protein MKKLFFTLLTAGSLLFANSATDAQATQPIQNDASSQVTTDLSIEQVAASKATAKSGTFKMKYNSNVRADAGTKYKVVTMAKKGSIATATHQKKVGKSTWYKVKVNGKSGWVLSTLLTSTTVKKASVKTSSSSSVVSEALELQGIPYKFGGTTTAGFDCSAFIQYAFKQAGKSVSRTTLSQYAETYKVSSPQPGDLVFFANTYRAGISHVGIYIGNNKFVHAGGAKSEVKSMNDPYWGKKFHSFKRF